The following is a genomic window from Cupriavidus basilensis.
TCCGCGGCGGGGAGGCGTTCGACCTGCTGCAAGCGCTGAACACGGGTCACGACGGCGGCATGGCGTCGCTACACGCGAACAACGCCCGCTCGGCCCTCTCCCGCATGGAAAGCCTGGCGATGCTTGGCATCCCGCCAGGCTCTCGTTGGGAACTGGATGACATGCGCAAGCTCATCGCTGAGTGCTTTAACTACGTGGTGCATATGCGCCGCACCGGCGAAATGCGGCACGTCTCGGAAATCATCGAGATCAAGGGCTTCCGCAACAACGACTACGACATCGAACGCGTTTTCTAAACCAAGGAGTCTCTCCAATGTCTTCCCCGTTTGTTCAATGTGCCGCCAAGACGGCGCGCAAGTACGCCCCGTCGATGCTGGTCCTGGTCGGCATGCTGAGCGTGGCCACATCCGCCGTCGCGGCCGACTACGGGTTCCTCGGCAACCTCGGCGAATTCATCTGCGGCATCGCCACGTTCATCAACACGAAGTACCTCTTTGTCGCCGGTCTGATCCTGATCGTCCTGGGCGCTATCGGTATCGCCAACTCCGAGTCGACCATCATGAAGTTCGTCTCGGTGATCTGTATCGGTATCGGTCTTGCCGCTGCAGCCCCGGCGATCATGAAGACGCTCGGCGTTGCTGCCCAGTGCTCCGGATTCTGATATGCGCGAACACCACGTCAGCATTGGGCTATCCCGCCCTCGCCAAATCGGCGGGGCCGTGCGCGGACTGGCCATCGCCAACGGCACGGTGGTCGCTCTGCTGGTGTACGTGACGTTCCGCAGCGGCTGGAAGATCCCCGTCGCGGTGGTGCTGATGGGCATGGCGTTTCATGCGCTCTTGCGCTGGCTCACGACCCGGGATCCATGGTGGAACCAAATTCTGAACGTCTATAACCATTACGGCGATCTGTACGAGTCCACCCCGTGGCACGGCAAGCTGCATACCCTCTTTCGCCGTCCCTACGGCTTTGACAGCGACCTGCCATGCTGAAGTTAAAGCGCCGTCCCCTCTATGAGTTGGTGCCGTGGCTGACATCGATTACGCCGGAACTCGTCCTCAACAAGGATGGGTCGCTACTCGCTTCCTACGCGTTTCAGGGTGTGGACGCCGACAGCCCCGACAGCAATGACATCACGTCTGCGCGCAATCAGCTGGACCAGGCATGCCGTACGTTCGACAACCGGATTACCGCGTGGTGGAAGATCAGCCATCGGCGCGCTCGCGACTACGTTGAAGGAGAGTTCGCCTCGCAGGCCGACGAGCGTCTGGACGCCCTTAACCGGGCGCACATGACGACCGGCAAGTACTTCCACAATGCCCACTCGCTGGCACTCGCTTACACGCCGGAGAGCGGCATCGCGAAGTTCTTCGACAAGGCCGGTTTCCACATGACGGTCGGTGGCAAGTCCATCTACGCGGCGATCTTCGAGGCGACGAAGGACACGCTCTTCGCGCGCAGCGCCTTTGCCTTTGATCTGGAGAAGATCTCGACCGATGCGCGTCGCTTCGAGTCGATGCTCGACGCCTTCACCGGCGGCGTGCCGCGTCTGCGCACGCGCCGCCTTGTCATGCAGGAAAGCTACGCCGCCCTGCACCAGGCTGCCAATCCGAGCGTTCCGCCGAGGCGCATTCGCTACCCGGTGACGCTGCTCGACACCCACCTGACCGAATCCGAAGTGACCGTCGGCGCCGAGCGCCTGTTGTTCGAGTCCGCCCATGGCAAGCGGTACGCGGCAATCGTCGCCGTTAAGGAATGGATGAGCTTTCAGGAAGCGGCACTGGACAGCCTGATGCAGCTCGACGCCGAGCTCGATGTCTGCATCATGTATCGATTCCTCGACACGGCTCGCGCTGCGGCCTACATCGAAAAGGTGAGGCGCTTCTACAAGATGGCAGCGCTCAACATCCGCTCCATCCTGAAGCAGTACTTCGCCAAGGAAGAGGCCGAGAACGACGAGGGCCGCGAGGAACTGGCCAAGGAAGCTGGCAAAGCGCTCCAGCGGCTAACGGCCAAGAACACGCAGCACGGCTTTGCCAACATCTCCATCATCGTCTACGGTGATTCCGAGGCGGCCGTCGAGGACTCGGTCAGCGAGGTGGTTGGGGCGCTCACCAACGCTGGCTTCGGGGCAATCCGCGAGAAAGCCAATCTGATGGCCGCCTGGAACTCTACCCTGCCCGGCCGCTGGGACAAGCAGCGCCGACTGCAGTTCGTCGAGACGCCCGCGGTTTCCGACCTCGCCCCGGTCCGATCGGTCATGCCCGGCCCCTCGCGCAACGACTGGCTCTCGGACAAGGCAGGCAAGGAAGTGCCACCGCTGACCTGCCTGCCCACCCGCCATCGCACCGCGCAGCGTGTCGACCTGCACCAGCCCGGTGGAAATGCCCACCTGATCGTCATTGGCCCAATCGGTGCGGGTAAGTCCGTGTTCCTGAACTTCCTGGTTTCCCAGGCTGGCAGGCACGAAGCTCGCCGCATCCGATTCGACAAGGACAGATCCACTCGCATCACGGCGCTCCTGAGTGGCGGGAAGTTCATCGACATCACCGGCAAGTTCGAAGCGGCGACTCGGGTCAATCCGCTGTCGTTGTTGGCCGATCCTATGAACTTCACCTACGTCTCCGAGTGGGTGACGCTGGCCATTGAGGACGACTCCTTCACGCTTTCACCCCAGCAACGCCAGGATATCTTCGAGGCAGTGAAAATCCTTGCCGGATATGGGCGAGAGAGCTGGACCCTGGGCCGGCTCGCAACGCTGCTGCACGACAGCTTGCGGGAACGTCTGCAAATCTGGCTGCAAGGCGGACAGTACGGGCATTTCTTCGACCATGCCGAAGACGCGTTCGAGATCAGCGACAACCTGTCCATCGAGATGGGGGATCTGTTCCTGAACTATCCGCGGGCGGGCGCGCTGTTCATGGACTATGCGTTTTATCGCATCAGCCAGAGCCTCGGCACGCGATACACGATCATCGAGGTGGAAGAGCTGGGCTTCTTCTTCACCAACAAACGGTTCTACGAGCGGTTCGAAATGTGGATCGTGACCATCCGCAAGCTCAATGCGGCGCTCTGGGGTGCGACGCAATCGCTCAAACAACTGGCCCGGGTTGCCGACTTCGAGATCCTGAAAGAGAACGTCGGCAACTTCATCTACCTACCGAACAGCCAGGCGAACACCAGCAAGGACCTTTACAAGGAGAAGTTCGGCCTGACCGATGACCAGATCCAGATGGTCAACGATGCAGTACCGAATCGCGACTATCTGTGGATCACGCGCTCCCAGACCCGGATGCTGCAAAGCCCGTTCTCCGACGAGATGGTGGCGATGTTGCGCTCGGATGGTGTCGCGCAATCGATTCTTGATCGTCATTACGCGTCGGGTGCACCCGACTGGCAGCAAAGCTACGTGCGCGAAATGCTCGCGCGATCCGTCTAAGGAAAGTTCCAGTGAACAAGTGGTTCATCAAGGCCGCGGTCGCGGCATCCCTTCTTGTTTCGTCGGTGGCCCACGCCAGCGGGCTTCCCGTTATCGATGTGGCCAATC
Proteins encoded in this region:
- a CDS encoding VirB4 family type IV secretion system protein, with translation MLKLKRRPLYELVPWLTSITPELVLNKDGSLLASYAFQGVDADSPDSNDITSARNQLDQACRTFDNRITAWWKISHRRARDYVEGEFASQADERLDALNRAHMTTGKYFHNAHSLALAYTPESGIAKFFDKAGFHMTVGGKSIYAAIFEATKDTLFARSAFAFDLEKISTDARRFESMLDAFTGGVPRLRTRRLVMQESYAALHQAANPSVPPRRIRYPVTLLDTHLTESEVTVGAERLLFESAHGKRYAAIVAVKEWMSFQEAALDSLMQLDAELDVCIMYRFLDTARAAAYIEKVRRFYKMAALNIRSILKQYFAKEEAENDEGREELAKEAGKALQRLTAKNTQHGFANISIIVYGDSEAAVEDSVSEVVGALTNAGFGAIREKANLMAAWNSTLPGRWDKQRRLQFVETPAVSDLAPVRSVMPGPSRNDWLSDKAGKEVPPLTCLPTRHRTAQRVDLHQPGGNAHLIVIGPIGAGKSVFLNFLVSQAGRHEARRIRFDKDRSTRITALLSGGKFIDITGKFEAATRVNPLSLLADPMNFTYVSEWVTLAIEDDSFTLSPQQRQDIFEAVKILAGYGRESWTLGRLATLLHDSLRERLQIWLQGGQYGHFFDHAEDAFEISDNLSIEMGDLFLNYPRAGALFMDYAFYRISQSLGTRYTIIEVEELGFFFTNKRFYERFEMWIVTIRKLNAALWGATQSLKQLARVADFEILKENVGNFIYLPNSQANTSKDLYKEKFGLTDDQIQMVNDAVPNRDYLWITRSQTRMLQSPFSDEMVAMLRSDGVAQSILDRHYASGAPDWQQSYVREMLARSV
- a CDS encoding VirB3 family type IV secretion system protein, translated to MREHHVSIGLSRPRQIGGAVRGLAIANGTVVALLVYVTFRSGWKIPVAVVLMGMAFHALLRWLTTRDPWWNQILNVYNHYGDLYESTPWHGKLHTLFRRPYGFDSDLPC